From Oryzias latipes chromosome 3, ASM223467v1:
GAGTCAGTCAGGGCGGGAGTTAAAGGCCAAACGGCTGCAGTCTTTCTGGACAGCACCACCGGACCAGCACACAGGCGGCCAGCAGGTCCACAGACCTTAACCTCCAACCCCCTCAGGATCGTGTAGAGAACCGGTGAAGATCCAGTCCTGCAACCATCTCCTACTGGGGTCGCTATGGCAACCAGCTGCTGTCTGGAGTCGGTCCTGTGTGGAGACGTCCGGTTTCTGCTGCAGTTCTGAGGAACTGGCTCTGTTAGAGCATGAGTCTGGAAAAGCTTTGTGGTCTGGACTGCTCGTACGTCGGCCTCTGAACCTGGCGGCTTCCGACACCACTTGGTTTGACGTTCTAGAAGGTTTTCCAGAACAGCGAGGAACCTAAAGGCCGGTCTCCCTCTGATCTTCATACATTCAGGACCTCCTGAAGGCAGACGGATCAGCATGTGATCAAAGCAAAGTCCTCAGCGCTCCAGACCCGTGGAACGTGACTGcatggttgccatggtaacccTCTGGGAGGGGGGTCTGAACAGCAGCCTCCTTCTGCTGTTTGGTCCAAACGTTTCCTATCGTCATTGTCACAAACTGTAGGAAGTGATGCGTTAAAAACAGGAAGCGGCCGGTGGCGCCGACTTTGTTGGTGAGTCACGGGATCCTTGAAAGCGTTTATTAGTGAaacttttctgtcacaaaaaGATACGAATGGTTTTTCTGGAGAGAACCAGGAGaaagaacacaataaaaaaagaaaattcccaTTTTCAATCAAGCCTGTGTGTCCAGGACAGAACCCTTCTCTgcagaggttctggttctgctcgTTTCCTCAGGGTGGCCTGCTGTCGGTTCTGTGGTGCTGGTGTCGGTTTCTGGAGGCCTGGACGCCTCCTGCTCGTCCCCTTGTACTGATCCCTCGGAGTCGTCCTGCTCGGGGCCCTCTGGGGGGGGCGTGGCCCCCTTGTGGTCCTGCTGCTGGAGGAGGCTGAGCCGGTTGTTCAGGTCGTTCCTCTCCTTCTGCAGAGCCCTGCAGAGTCTCTCCAGCAGCTCCAGCTTGCCCTGCAGGGCCTTGAAGTGGCCGTCACGCAGAGTTTTCTGCAACACAGAACAGAGCTTCGTGAGGCTTCGTCAAGCAAAGCTTCACGAAGCCTCACGAAGCCCGACAGCTCCCACCGCTCCGGTTCTCCTCTCTGAACATTCACCTCCTCCGCCATCTGCAGCAGCGCCTGGTTGTTGCTCTCCCATTTGGTCCTCCACTGCGTCGTCTCCTTCTCCAGCTTTTTGATCTTCTTGGTCATCTGAGGGAAGATTCAAAGGTTGATCCAGAGGAGATCCCCGACCGAAACCTCCTGCTCACCTCAGCATTTTTCACAATATCTGCTTCCAGGTGTGTTTGGTTTTGCTACAGTCACGTTGCTGCTCGATCAGGGCTCCCACCCTGTTCTGGTGAGGACCACGTCCCCTGTTCCCGCTCTGATGGGGGGCCAGGGTCCGTGTGGAGGCTAACAGAAAGCAGGATCTGCCCACACTTATGGTCATAAGCAGCATTTATGACATCAAAATAACCAACGTTCAAAGATTAAAGAAGCTCATAACCACGTCAACTTCACGCCTTCGTCACCATCCCTGTGATGTCAGGTTACTTTCACTGACCATCACAGGATTCACACGGAGACGTCCACGGCGCCTTTGTGGAGATCGACCACATAAATGCACCGCACCTCTCAGCATCTTCAGTGCCTTTCATAAAGAGGGCGGGAAAAGgcgacagtagctcctcccacaaccCAAATACCAActaaacatttctgttaaagtTACAAAGGAAATCTTCCCAAACGTCACTGTTTTGTCTGGTTACACCTGAACTTATAACATGCTGATCATGGTGATGTTTATCACCGTGTTGTTATGAAACTGTATTTGAATAAACTAGAGGGAacaaactttagaaaaacagtTGAAGCTTTTTGAGCCTCAGTTATTCCAGGACTGGAAGCCAGATGAGAAAAAACGTCCCAGAAATGATTCCTGCGTGCAgccggaccggaccggaccggaaCATCTCCACCCATCTGTGTGTTCGGACTGACCGTGTCCACAGCGGATTCAAACctacagaaacacaactggacagacgCTCAGCACCTTGATGGAGCAGAAAAGTCTACATGACGGGATGGACTGTTTAGAGTCTAATAATCCCATTTTAATGAGTGACATGATAAATAATAATCCAAAttcatgtgtttgttgttttgtgctgcTGTAGTTACAGAAACACTTTTGTTTACTGATTTGTTTACTCcgtttatttagaggcatttattGTGGCTGCAGCAATTTTAAAGCTGCTTTCTGCATCCAAAACGGTTCACGAGGGATTCAGACGTAGCTctactgaaggcccaggtgtgtaaCGGTCCGCCACTGGTTTTAGCTAACTTAGGAAATAATAACTGGACGCTTCCTGTtgggggggggcatcaatcAATAGATAAAATGTGGGAGGAGCAAAGAAAAGTGACGTGGTTTTCTGAACTAAAGGAGACAAAGCCAACCCGTCAGGACGGACGTGTGGGTCGTTTACCGCCGTTTTCAAACGGTTCTCCGTGGGGTCACGGCGTGGTGATCCTGCGGCGTCCCACAGACTCACCTTCTCCATCTCCTGTCTGAAAGTGGAGAACACCTCGTTGCTCTTGGCCAGCGTGCTCTGGAACTCCTCAAACTTGTCCATGTAGAGCGACAGCTgcgaggaggagcaggaggaggagttaGCGGAGCGGCTGTGAGCGTTGGACGGCGAGGCGTGCGAGCTCACCTGCTGCTTCAGCTGGGCCTCCTGCTCCTTCATCATCTCACACTTGCGCCTGGACTCGGTGGCGTCCTTCAGCAGCTGAAGAACCACAGACAGAGCTTCAGAGAGCCGTTCTAGCAGCACACTGGGGAACAGTAGGGGGCGCTCTTACAAACTCTCTCTCCCGCTGCTGCTtgtcctccacctccttcatcATCTCTGTGATTCTCTGCAGCTTGGCGtccatcagctgctgctgcagctccttgtGCTTGAAGACTTTGTCGATGTGCTGAAGGAGAAAGGCTGCGTCAGCAGAAGCTCAGAGGACTGACCTCCTGCGCGCCTCCTCAGCCTCACCTCCTCGCGGAGCTCGTACTGCTCGATGAGCTTCTTCAGCTTCTCCGCCAGCTCCATGTTCTCCAGCCTCAGCTTGGCGTTGTGGGAGCTGTGCTGCTCCATCTGCACCTCGATGTCTCCCAGGGTCTTCTGGAAGTGCAGCATGGCCTCCTTCCTCTGCTCCTCGTACTCTCTGGACCTCTGGGCGTTCTCCTCCTGCGGGGAAGGCGGAGCTTCAGGAGGCGTTTCTCTTTGTTCCACGGATCCAAGTCCTCCTGGTTCTGAACCCGCACAGGAAAACAAGCGGGAAGCACAGGGCCCCTCCCCCGGCCCACCAGCTGGACGACAACAGGATGCGTTCAAGTGCCGTCAGACTGTGCAGCGGCCCACCTTCAGGTTCTTGTTGTGGCGCTGCAGCTCCCTGCAGAGGCTCTCCAGCTTGCTCCGGGCCAGGATGGCCTTGCTGTGCTCGCCCTGCAGGTGGACCTTCTCCTTCACGATCTGAGCCTGCTTCTTCTGCAGGGCCTTCAGCTGCTTCTGCATGGAGCGGCTCTCCTCCAGCTGAAAACACGGAGAACAGCGTCCTTCACCTGAACCCGCCACCCCCCCGAGGAGCGGATCAGACccagaggggggaggggcctCACCGAGTCGGCGTACTTCTTGCACAGAGCGGCCAGTTTCTCCTCAGGAGTGGCCAGAGAGTTGAGGGCTTGCATGAGAAGAACCACCTCCTTCCCTGAGGAGAACGACGACAGAAACGAGGTTCAGAACTGCAGGAGAACAATGCTTCCAGCATCACGTCTGCAggactacatctcccagcatcCTCCGGTTCCTGCTGCAGTCTGAACGGGGGAACGGAGCGGGCTTTGGGACTCACCAAAGGCCTTGTCCTCTGCGGTCTTGGCGTTCCCTCCGGGTTCCAGCTCCGCCTCCCCCAGCTCGCTGGGACTGTCCTCTCTGCCGGGGGTctcccccctctcctcctcAGAGCAGCACATGCCCAGATGAAACCCGGAGACCTCCTCCTGTCGACAGTCAGGACAGAACCCCCCCTCCCATCAGCACGTCTCTTCTGGCCTCCGGCTCGTCACACGTTAAGTTTGGGTAGAAAAAGACGCCGACGTTCTCAGAGGAACATCCAGAACCGTCCAGCAGAATCTGTTTTCTGCACTTCCTGTTGGCCACGTTTCCTCCACAGAAGGAAACCTTCATGCTAATTATGGCTGTATGTAGCTAGCTGTAGTTAGTAGTTAGTTAGCTTTAGTCAATCATAAGAATGCCCAgacattgtgtaatttatttgatctatttaaacttttggaaTAGAACCTTATtttcattgattattttttaagttatttgtttttgttgttgtttttagtcaacCTTTATCTCTGCATTAATATTGTTgacattgacagacatgccgtgattgttgaatatttgcttcagttaaagtTAGTTAGCTTTAGTTAACAGTTACTTATCTTTAGTTAACAGTTATCTGTTGGTTTAGTTAACTTACATCTATGTAGCTTTAGTTTGCAGTT
This genomic window contains:
- the LOC101156466 gene encoding gamma-taxilin isoform X1, whose amino-acid sequence is MFLCLRELPVSAPVLWCNVCVGLQLRSVLMEPAAVCGIDLESRNMGGGSHSPADLDSPSQEEVSGFHLGMCCSEEERGETPGREDSPSELGEAELEPGGNAKTAEDKAFGKEVVLLMQALNSLATPEEKLAALCKKYADSLEESRSMQKQLKALQKKQAQIVKEKVHLQGEHSKAILARSKLESLCRELQRHNKNLKEENAQRSREYEEQRKEAMLHFQKTLGDIEVQMEQHSSHNAKLRLENMELAEKLKKLIEQYELREEHIDKVFKHKELQQQLMDAKLQRITEMMKEVEDKQQREREFLLKDATESRRKCEMMKEQEAQLKQQLSLYMDKFEEFQSTLAKSNEVFSTFRQEMEKMTKKIKKLEKETTQWRTKWESNNQALLQMAEEKTLRDGHFKALQGKLELLERLCRALQKERNDLNNRLSLLQQQDHKGATPPPEGPEQDDSEGSVQGDEQEASRPPETDTSTTEPTAGHPEETSRTRTSAEKGSVLDTQA
- the LOC101156466 gene encoding gamma-taxilin isoform X2, translating into MEPAAVCGIDLESRNMGGGSHSPADLDSPSQEEVSGFHLGMCCSEEERGETPGREDSPSELGEAELEPGGNAKTAEDKAFGKEVVLLMQALNSLATPEEKLAALCKKYADSLEESRSMQKQLKALQKKQAQIVKEKVHLQGEHSKAILARSKLESLCRELQRHNKNLKEENAQRSREYEEQRKEAMLHFQKTLGDIEVQMEQHSSHNAKLRLENMELAEKLKKLIEQYELREEHIDKVFKHKELQQQLMDAKLQRITEMMKEVEDKQQREREFLLKDATESRRKCEMMKEQEAQLKQQLSLYMDKFEEFQSTLAKSNEVFSTFRQEMEKMTKKIKKLEKETTQWRTKWESNNQALLQMAEEKTLRDGHFKALQGKLELLERLCRALQKERNDLNNRLSLLQQQDHKGATPPPEGPEQDDSEGSVQGDEQEASRPPETDTSTTEPTAGHPEETSRTRTSAEKGSVLDTQA
- the LOC101156466 gene encoding gamma-taxilin isoform X3, whose amino-acid sequence is MFLCLRELPVSAPVLWCNVCVGLQLRSVLMEPAAVCGIDLESRNMGGGSHSPADLDSPSQEEVSGFHLGMCCSEEERGETPGREDSPSELGEAELEPGGNAKTAEDKAFGKEVVLLMQALNSLATPEEKLAALCKKYADSLEESRSMQKQLKALQKKQAQIVKEKVHLQGEHSKAILARSKLESLCRELQRHNKNLKEENAQRSREYEEQRKEAMLHFQKTLGDIEVQMEQHSSHNAKLRLENMELAEKLKKLIEQYELREEHIDKVFKHKELQQQLMDAKLQRITEMMKEVEDKQQREREFLLKDATESRRKCEMMKEQEAQLKQQLSLYMDKFEEFQSTLAKSNEVFSTFRQEMEKMTKKIKKLEKETTQWRTKWESNNQALLQMAEEVNVQRGEPERKLCVTATSRPCRASWSCWRDSAGLCRRRGTT